A genomic window from Fibrobacterota bacterium includes:
- the tadA gene encoding Flp pilus assembly complex ATPase component TadA, with protein MGHITQDTLESVLGLQLELTVQRKRLGEILVDQGFMTDAQIGAALEEQKKTGKQLGKVLVEKGFIDENKLLDVISAQIDVQRVILDNINLDAAIVKLVPQEMARSYKVIPIFERDNVLTVAMADPSNLRTLDHIKFKTGHEVEPMLATEKEILSAIEKVYSAASSGNLQEMFAGLQGDDKELEVVQNKVEDEQLADEEGRQVVKIVNIIINEAISAGASDIHLEPQENHLRLRYRIDGDLLEKPQIPAKLMNQIISRLKVLSSMDIAEKRRPLDGRFTIKHNGKEVDLRVSSFPTMLRQRGVAEKIVMRILDPNSNNIPLEKMGMAPKMYETFEEMINMPDGIVLVTGPTGSGKSSTLYSCVRKVLSPEVNIVTMEDPVEMNIPGVSQGQINNLAGFTFAAGIRSILRQDPDIIMLGEMRDKETAEMAVQAALTGHLVFSTLHTNDSPGAFTRLLDMGLEPFLVASCVKGILAQRLVRRICPKCREEKVYPDDTLIRIGIRPGTRFFVGRGCKNCQGSGYRGRMGIFELMAPDENVRGMVLARESADVIKAYAKTKGMITLRRDGLEKALQGLTTIEQVIAASQADT; from the coding sequence ATGGGGCACATCACCCAGGACACCCTGGAAAGCGTGCTGGGCCTCCAATTGGAGTTGACCGTGCAACGCAAACGCCTCGGCGAAATCCTGGTGGACCAGGGCTTCATGACCGACGCACAGATCGGCGCGGCTCTTGAAGAGCAGAAAAAAACCGGCAAGCAGCTGGGCAAGGTGTTGGTCGAAAAGGGCTTCATCGACGAGAACAAGCTCCTCGATGTGATCTCCGCGCAAATCGACGTGCAGCGCGTGATCCTGGACAACATCAACCTGGACGCGGCCATCGTGAAGCTGGTCCCCCAGGAGATGGCGCGCTCCTACAAGGTGATCCCCATCTTCGAGCGCGACAACGTGCTGACGGTGGCGATGGCGGATCCGTCCAACCTGCGCACGCTGGACCACATCAAGTTCAAGACCGGCCACGAAGTCGAGCCCATGCTCGCCACGGAAAAAGAGATCCTCTCGGCCATCGAGAAGGTCTACTCCGCCGCAAGCTCCGGAAATCTCCAGGAGATGTTCGCCGGACTGCAAGGCGACGACAAGGAACTCGAAGTCGTCCAGAACAAGGTCGAAGACGAACAGCTCGCCGACGAGGAAGGCCGGCAGGTCGTCAAGATCGTGAACATCATCATCAACGAGGCCATCTCGGCGGGCGCCTCGGACATCCATCTGGAGCCGCAGGAAAACCACCTGCGCCTGCGCTACCGCATCGACGGCGATCTGCTGGAAAAACCCCAGATCCCCGCCAAGCTGATGAACCAGATCATCTCGCGCCTCAAGGTGCTGTCCAGCATGGACATCGCCGAGAAGCGCCGCCCCTTGGACGGTCGGTTCACGATCAAGCACAACGGCAAGGAAGTGGACCTGCGCGTCAGCTCCTTCCCCACCATGCTGCGCCAGCGTGGGGTGGCCGAGAAGATCGTGATGCGAATTCTCGATCCCAATTCCAACAACATCCCGTTGGAAAAGATGGGCATGGCGCCCAAGATGTACGAGACGTTCGAAGAGATGATCAACATGCCCGACGGCATCGTCCTGGTGACGGGCCCCACGGGTTCGGGCAAATCCTCCACGCTCTATTCCTGCGTGCGCAAGGTGCTCTCCCCCGAGGTCAACATCGTCACGATGGAAGACCCCGTGGAAATGAACATCCCCGGCGTGAGCCAGGGACAGATCAACAATTTGGCAGGATTCACCTTCGCGGCCGGTATCCGCTCCATCTTGCGCCAAGACCCCGACATCATCATGCTCGGCGAAATGCGCGACAAGGAAACCGCCGAAATGGCCGTGCAGGCCGCGCTCACGGGTCACTTGGTCTTTTCCACGCTCCACACCAACGACTCCCCCGGCGCCTTCACACGTCTGCTGGACATGGGCCTGGAGCCATTTTTGGTGGCCAGCTGCGTCAAGGGCATCCTCGCCCAGCGCCTGGTCCGTCGCATCTGTCCCAAGTGCCGCGAAGAGAAGGTCTACCCGGACGACACGCTGATCCGCATCGGCATCCGCCCCGGCACCCGCTTCTTCGTGGGCCGGGGTTGCAAAAATTGTCAGGGCTCGGGTTACCGGGGTCGCATGGGCATTTTCGAACTCATGGCGCCGGATGAAAACGTACGGGGAATGGTTCTCGCCCGCGAAAGCGCCGATGTGATCAAAGCCTACGCCAAGACCAAGGGGATGATCACCCTGCGCCGCGACGGCCTGGAAAAAGCACTCCAGGGCCTCACCACCATCGAACAGGTCATCGCCGCCTCCCAGGCCGATACCTAG
- the thiL gene encoding thiamine-phosphate kinase: MNFRNSPEFHRIARAFPWTRDGRGVGDDAAWVGERGLFCCDAMAEEIHFRWDWSSPGDVGWKCVVANVADIVCTGGRPLHAVWSVGLAEHWTDSMFQELSEGALEACDATGVQLVGGDTVRCQGKGFVSLALWGELVEDRPWLRSGARIGDQLVLCGTLGWSAAGLAALESTLAAEKIFQPLVERHRRPLPPEWAMDSDFRRGVHAGIDLSDGLSSECEHLANSSGVQVVLEGSRLVADPLQMQLGQHLGRDPLDWILHGGEDHSLLLCVDPETTLPPGFSAIGRIESGAGVSVRTDGKMGSLTSRAWEHL; this comes from the coding sequence ATGAACTTCCGCAACAGCCCGGAGTTCCATCGCATCGCTCGCGCCTTCCCCTGGACCCGGGACGGTCGCGGGGTGGGCGACGACGCGGCGTGGGTAGGCGAACGGGGATTGTTCTGCTGCGACGCGATGGCGGAAGAGATCCATTTTCGCTGGGACTGGTCCAGTCCTGGCGATGTGGGTTGGAAATGCGTGGTCGCCAATGTCGCCGACATTGTCTGCACCGGCGGACGCCCGCTCCATGCGGTGTGGTCCGTAGGCTTGGCCGAACACTGGACCGACTCGATGTTCCAGGAGCTTTCCGAAGGCGCTCTGGAAGCCTGCGACGCCACGGGCGTCCAATTGGTGGGCGGAGACACGGTCCGCTGCCAAGGCAAGGGATTCGTGAGCTTGGCGCTCTGGGGCGAGTTGGTGGAAGACCGCCCATGGCTTCGCTCGGGGGCCAGAATCGGCGACCAATTGGTCCTTTGCGGAACCCTCGGATGGTCGGCCGCAGGACTTGCCGCCTTGGAATCGACGTTGGCCGCAGAAAAAATCTTCCAGCCTCTGGTGGAGCGCCATCGCCGACCACTTCCTCCGGAATGGGCGATGGATTCGGATTTCCGCCGAGGCGTTCACGCCGGAATCGACCTTTCCGACGGACTCTCCTCCGAGTGCGAACATTTGGCCAATTCCAGCGGTGTCCAGGTCGTTTTGGAGGGCTCCCGCCTTGTTGCCGATCCCCTGCAAATGCAGCTGGGACAACATCTTGGACGCGATCCGCTCGATTGGATCCTGCACGGCGGAGAGGACCACTCCCTCCTTCTTTGTGTCGATCCTGAAACAACTCTCCCTCCCGGGTTTTCAGCGATTGGTCGGATCGAGTCCGGCGCTGGCGTTTCGGTGCGAACGGATGGGAAAATGGGGTCTCTGACCTCGCGCGCCTGGGAGCACCTTTGA
- the gatB gene encoding Asp-tRNA(Asn)/Glu-tRNA(Gln) amidotransferase subunit GatB, with the protein MAYSLVIGLEVHAQLSTRTKLFCGCERSFGEEPNMHTCPVCLGMPGTLPVPNAQAVEYAIRLGLALGCKIDPNALFTRKNYFYPDLPKGYQITQTGGMPIYDRPICVGGHMHLVGEGVDRHIEIVRIHMEEDAGKLIHDRGPDSLFDANRCGTPLCEVVTGPDMRSIPEAILYLQRLKQIVEYLGVCDGNMEEGNFRCDANVSLRKDDNAPLGTRVELKNMNSFSNIEKAIQIEIIRQAEILDNGGHIVQETRAYDVARGTTRSLRSKEDAHDYRYFPEPDLVPLQVSDAMVEKVRSEMPELPEARVRRYVDVLGLPEYDARVITADKTLADWYEGILAEGTPPKQASNWFMGDVLRVLKETGKSIQDLPFGPGHIAALVVRIEDKTINGKIAKDLFSEMAQSGKTPDQIIDEKGLRQVTDTGAIDTAIAAVLAANPKELEGFRSGKDKLFGFFVGQVMKETKGKANPAVVNDLLKKALAG; encoded by the coding sequence ATGGCTTACTCCCTTGTCATCGGACTCGAAGTCCACGCCCAGCTCTCCACCCGCACCAAGCTGTTTTGCGGCTGCGAACGTTCCTTCGGCGAAGAGCCGAACATGCACACCTGCCCGGTCTGCCTGGGCATGCCCGGCACCCTTCCGGTTCCCAATGCGCAGGCCGTGGAATACGCCATCCGTTTGGGCTTGGCGCTGGGTTGCAAGATCGATCCCAACGCCCTGTTCACCCGCAAGAACTACTTCTACCCGGACCTCCCCAAGGGCTACCAGATCACCCAGACCGGCGGCATGCCGATCTACGACCGCCCCATCTGCGTGGGTGGGCACATGCATCTGGTGGGCGAAGGCGTGGACCGCCACATCGAGATCGTCCGCATCCACATGGAAGAAGACGCCGGCAAGCTGATCCACGATCGCGGTCCGGATTCCCTGTTCGACGCCAATCGCTGCGGCACGCCGCTGTGCGAAGTGGTGACAGGTCCCGACATGCGTTCCATTCCCGAAGCGATCCTGTATCTGCAGCGCCTCAAGCAGATCGTGGAATACCTGGGCGTGTGCGACGGCAACATGGAAGAAGGCAACTTCCGCTGCGACGCCAACGTGAGCTTGCGCAAGGACGACAACGCCCCGCTGGGCACTCGTGTCGAGCTCAAGAACATGAACTCGTTTTCCAACATCGAGAAGGCCATCCAGATCGAGATCATCCGCCAAGCGGAGATCCTGGACAACGGCGGGCACATCGTGCAGGAAACCCGCGCCTACGACGTGGCCCGCGGAACCACCCGCAGCCTGCGCTCCAAGGAAGACGCCCACGACTACCGCTACTTCCCGGAGCCTGACCTGGTTCCGCTGCAAGTCAGCGATGCCATGGTGGAAAAGGTCCGATCAGAAATGCCCGAGCTCCCCGAGGCGCGCGTGCGCCGCTACGTGGACGTGCTGGGCCTGCCCGAATACGACGCCCGCGTGATCACCGCGGACAAAACCTTGGCCGACTGGTACGAAGGAATCCTGGCCGAGGGAACACCTCCCAAGCAGGCCTCCAACTGGTTCATGGGCGACGTGTTGCGCGTTCTGAAAGAAACCGGCAAGTCCATACAGGATCTGCCCTTCGGCCCCGGTCACATCGCCGCTCTGGTGGTGCGCATCGAAGACAAGACCATCAACGGCAAGATCGCCAAGGACCTGTTCTCCGAAATGGCCCAGTCCGGCAAGACTCCGGACCAGATCATCGACGAAAAGGGACTTCGCCAAGTCACGGACACGGGCGCGATCGACACCGCCATCGCCGCGGTCCTGGCTGCCAATCCCAAGGAGCTGGAAGGCTTCCGCTCCGGCAAGGACAAGCTGTTTGGCTTCTTCGTGGGGCAGGTCATGAAGGAAACCAAGGGCAAGGCCAATCCCGCCGTGGTCAACGATCTATTGAAGAAGGCGCTGGCCGGGTGA
- a CDS encoding ATP-binding protein, translating into MKPRSASRTLEELGKFFPIVALTGPRQVGKTTLARLQFPEKPYVSLENPDLREQAQTDPRGFLARYPDGAILDEIQRVPELFSYLQQIVDEDRTPGRFVLTGSHQFGLRSKISQSLAGRVGLVHLLPFSTSEWHGADLPKIDDLLFRGLFPPVLDREIPPHVWFPQYVATYVERDVREILSIKDLGAFSRFVRLCAARSGQLLNLSSLAADCGITHNTAKSWIDVLEASYLIVQLRPWHENFGKRLIKTPKIYLTDTGLLCWLLRIESAEHLATHAQRGPIFENWVVMESLKRARNRGAEPNLYFWRDQAGHEIDLLEVEGDHLHAIEIKSGATVPKDAFKGLAYFQELSGDRLSRTTLIHGGDGSYKQSGIDVRSWKEEAGRG; encoded by the coding sequence GTGAAGCCTCGAAGTGCGTCTCGGACGTTGGAGGAGTTGGGGAAGTTTTTCCCGATTGTCGCCTTGACGGGCCCCCGTCAGGTGGGCAAGACCACGTTGGCGCGGCTCCAGTTTCCAGAGAAGCCTTATGTCTCCTTGGAAAACCCCGATCTGCGGGAGCAGGCGCAGACGGATCCCCGTGGATTCCTCGCGCGCTACCCGGATGGGGCGATCCTGGACGAAATCCAACGTGTGCCGGAACTGTTCTCCTATCTGCAGCAGATCGTCGATGAAGACCGAACTCCCGGAAGATTCGTGCTGACCGGCTCGCATCAGTTCGGGCTTCGCAGCAAGATCTCCCAATCCCTGGCGGGACGCGTTGGATTGGTTCATCTGTTGCCGTTCTCGACTTCGGAATGGCACGGGGCGGACCTGCCAAAAATTGACGACCTGTTGTTCCGCGGACTTTTTCCGCCGGTTCTGGATAGGGAAATTCCCCCACATGTCTGGTTTCCCCAGTATGTCGCGACGTATGTGGAGCGGGACGTGCGCGAGATCCTCTCCATCAAGGATCTGGGAGCCTTCTCCCGCTTTGTGCGCCTGTGTGCCGCACGCTCGGGACAACTGCTGAACTTGTCCTCGCTGGCGGCCGATTGCGGCATCACGCACAACACCGCGAAATCCTGGATCGACGTGCTGGAGGCATCGTACCTGATCGTGCAATTGCGCCCCTGGCACGAGAACTTCGGCAAACGTTTGATCAAGACGCCCAAGATCTACCTGACCGACACGGGTCTTCTGTGCTGGCTGCTTCGCATCGAATCCGCTGAGCATTTGGCGACCCATGCGCAACGCGGGCCGATCTTCGAAAACTGGGTGGTGATGGAATCGCTCAAACGTGCGCGCAATCGTGGAGCGGAACCTAACCTCTACTTCTGGCGCGACCAGGCAGGCCACGAGATTGATCTCCTCGAGGTCGAGGGAGACCATCTCCACGCCATCGAGATCAAATCGGGCGCCACCGTGCCCAAGGATGCCTTCAAGGGATTGGCGTACTTCCAGGAATTGTCAGGCGATCGGTTGTCCCGCACGACACTGATCCACGGCGGTGACGGATCGTACAAACAGTCGGGCATCGATGTCCGATCCTGGAAGGAGGAGGCGGGGAGAGGGTGA
- a CDS encoding winged helix-turn-helix domain-containing protein: protein MLGAQDQRPEKGDGKFLSDERESEVRKLITDSTPDQMKMPFALWNRQAVQELIYSRYGISLVITAVGKYLKKWGFTVQVPTIKKPGQRPPEVKAWLEKEYPEIQAQAMQEDAGIWWGTRLLSRTLRTNFAATHLVARLLLLQVRASASIFTWYRRLATKARYVSNCIPRQLTSSDSRIS, encoded by the coding sequence ATGCTTGGTGCCCAAGATCAAAGGCCGGAAAAAGGGGATGGCAAATTCCTTTCGGATGAGCGTGAATCTGAGGTTCGTAAGCTAATTACTGATAGCACCCCAGACCAGATGAAAATGCCGTTTGCACTTTGGAACCGTCAAGCCGTTCAAGAATTGATCTACTCTCGATATGGAATTTCTCTAGTCATCACAGCTGTTGGCAAATATCTGAAAAAGTGGGGCTTCACCGTTCAAGTCCCCACCATCAAGAAACCAGGCCAGCGGCCACCCGAAGTCAAGGCATGGCTTGAGAAGGAATACCCGGAGATCCAAGCCCAAGCCATGCAGGAGGACGCGGGGATTTGGTGGGGGACGAGACTGCTGTCCAGAACTCTCCGAACCAACTTCGCGGCTACTCACCTCGTGGCAAGACTCCTTCTGTTACAGGTCCGCGCAAGCGCGTCCATATTCACATGGTATCGGCGGTTAGCAACCAAGGCGCGATACGTTTCAAATTGTATTCCGAGGCAATTAACGTCGAGCGATTCAAGGATTTCTTGA
- a CDS encoding orotate phosphoribosyltransferase produces the protein MKPTEIAEIFRQTGAFLEGHFILSSGLHSPNYMQCAKVLQHPEHGDRFAKVLATKLENLKPTVVLAPALGGILVGYELARALKTRSIFAERVDGKMSLRRGQELSKGDRVVLCEDVVTTGKSIKEVEALCLEVGAEVVAMAAIVDRSGGKWALSKPLTSLLSMELVTHAPENCPLCKSGSPAVKPGSRPSAT, from the coding sequence ATGAAGCCCACCGAGATCGCGGAGATCTTCCGCCAGACAGGTGCGTTCCTGGAAGGCCACTTCATCCTGTCGTCGGGGCTCCACAGCCCCAACTACATGCAGTGCGCCAAGGTGCTGCAGCACCCGGAGCATGGCGACCGGTTCGCCAAGGTGTTGGCCACCAAATTGGAAAACCTGAAGCCCACCGTCGTGCTCGCTCCTGCGCTGGGCGGCATCCTGGTGGGTTACGAGCTGGCCCGCGCCCTCAAAACGCGCTCCATCTTCGCCGAACGCGTGGACGGCAAGATGAGCTTGCGTCGCGGACAGGAACTGTCCAAGGGTGACCGCGTGGTGCTGTGCGAAGACGTGGTGACCACGGGCAAGTCCATCAAGGAAGTGGAAGCCCTGTGCCTGGAAGTCGGCGCCGAAGTGGTGGCCATGGCCGCCATCGTGGACCGCTCCGGTGGCAAATGGGCCCTCTCCAAGCCGCTCACCAGCCTCCTTTCCATGGAACTGGTGACGCACGCTCCCGAAAACTGTCCGCTGTGCAAGAGTGGGTCGCCGGCGGTGAAACCGGGCTCCAGGCCTTCGGCAACTTAG
- a CDS encoding phosphoglycerate dehydrogenase encodes MAYRIATLNKISPEGLNLFGSEYEVADGLSSPDAILVRSAQVDTDAYASTLAIARAGAGVNNITVDKATNAGLCVFNTPGANANAVAELVFTVLGSYARNVLPGIQFARETAASTDSDKELDEKVEKGKGKFAGFELAGKTLGVIGLGKIGVIVANLGVQHRMKVIAFDPFPSIENIHQLESSVQIAKSMAQVAAACDILSIHVPLADKTRGLVNSAFVAGMKDGAILVNYSRGPVVAEADVVAALESGKLRAYLNDFPSKALINHPKAICTPHLGASTEESEENCATMAVNQLKAYLELGNVVNSVNFPVCESVPDASAKTRLIVINKDVPNMIAAITTVLGEAGVNIASLVNKSNGKVGYNIVDCQAEISSDLVAKISASADVIRVRVIKF; translated from the coding sequence ATGGCTTATCGCATCGCCACGTTGAACAAGATCAGCCCTGAAGGCCTCAACCTGTTCGGTTCCGAATACGAAGTCGCCGACGGCCTCTCTTCGCCCGATGCGATCCTGGTGCGCTCCGCCCAGGTGGACACCGACGCCTACGCGAGCACCTTGGCCATCGCTCGCGCCGGTGCCGGCGTGAACAACATCACGGTGGACAAAGCCACCAACGCCGGGCTCTGCGTGTTCAACACCCCCGGCGCCAACGCCAACGCCGTGGCCGAGCTCGTGTTCACCGTGCTGGGCAGCTACGCCCGCAACGTCCTTCCCGGCATCCAGTTCGCCCGCGAGACCGCCGCCTCGACAGATTCCGACAAGGAACTGGACGAGAAGGTGGAAAAGGGCAAAGGCAAGTTCGCCGGGTTCGAACTGGCTGGCAAGACCTTGGGCGTGATCGGACTGGGCAAGATCGGCGTGATCGTGGCCAATCTGGGCGTGCAGCACCGCATGAAGGTCATCGCCTTCGATCCGTTCCCCTCCATCGAGAACATCCACCAGTTGGAATCGTCGGTGCAGATCGCCAAGTCCATGGCCCAGGTGGCCGCCGCTTGCGACATCCTGTCCATCCACGTTCCGCTCGCGGACAAAACCCGTGGATTGGTCAACAGCGCGTTCGTGGCCGGCATGAAGGATGGCGCGATCCTGGTCAACTACTCGCGCGGCCCCGTGGTCGCGGAAGCCGATGTCGTGGCTGCCTTGGAATCGGGCAAGCTCCGCGCTTACCTCAACGACTTCCCGTCCAAGGCCCTGATCAACCACCCCAAGGCCATCTGCACCCCGCACCTGGGCGCCTCCACGGAAGAGTCCGAAGAGAACTGCGCGACCATGGCGGTCAACCAGCTCAAGGCCTACCTGGAACTGGGCAACGTGGTGAACTCGGTGAACTTCCCGGTGTGCGAATCCGTGCCGGACGCCTCCGCCAAGACCCGTCTGATCGTGATCAACAAGGACGTGCCCAACATGATCGCCGCCATCACCACGGTGCTGGGCGAAGCGGGGGTGAACATCGCCTCGTTGGTCAACAAGTCCAACGGCAAGGTGGGTTACAACATCGTCGACTGCCAGGCCGAGATTTCGTCCGACCTCGTGGCCAAGATTTCGGCTTCCGCCGACGTCATCCGCGTGCGCGTCATCAAGTTCTGA